A single genomic interval of Streptomyces sp. NBC_00663 harbors:
- the folP gene encoding dihydropteroate synthase — MSKQIGRGRVAGLPAWDRCAVMGVVNVTPDSFSDGGRWFDTTAAVKHGLALVEEGADLVDVGGESTRPGATRVDEAEELKRVIPVVRGLASEGVTVSVDTMRASVAARSLAAGAALVNDVSGGLADPAMIPVVAEAGAPFVVMHWRGFLEGGNVRGVYADVVTEVVDELHARVEAVLAGGVSPDRIVVDPGLGFSKDAEHDLVLLAHLDRLLALGHPLLVAASRKRFLGRVLASDPQAAPPPARERDAATAAVSALAAHAGAWAVRVHEVRATADAVRVARAVEGARTATFTPRADSPGSTPETTPRTTPESTPQHTPEAAS; from the coding sequence ATGAGCAAGCAGATCGGACGCGGGCGCGTCGCCGGCCTACCGGCATGGGACCGCTGCGCGGTCATGGGAGTCGTGAACGTCACGCCCGACTCCTTCTCCGACGGCGGCCGCTGGTTCGACACGACCGCCGCCGTCAAGCACGGCCTCGCCCTCGTCGAGGAGGGCGCCGACCTGGTCGACGTCGGCGGCGAGTCGACCCGCCCCGGCGCCACCCGCGTCGACGAGGCCGAGGAGCTCAAGCGCGTCATCCCGGTCGTCCGCGGCCTCGCCTCCGAGGGCGTCACCGTCTCCGTGGACACCATGCGCGCGTCCGTCGCCGCCCGGTCCCTCGCCGCCGGCGCCGCCCTCGTCAACGACGTCAGCGGCGGCCTCGCCGACCCCGCGATGATCCCGGTCGTCGCCGAGGCGGGCGCCCCCTTCGTCGTCATGCACTGGCGCGGCTTCCTGGAGGGCGGCAACGTCAGGGGCGTCTACGCCGACGTCGTCACCGAAGTCGTCGACGAACTGCACGCACGCGTGGAGGCCGTCCTCGCCGGCGGCGTCTCCCCCGACCGCATCGTCGTCGACCCCGGTCTCGGCTTCTCCAAGGACGCCGAGCACGACCTCGTCCTGCTCGCCCACCTCGACCGCCTGCTCGCCCTCGGCCACCCGCTCCTCGTCGCCGCCTCCCGCAAGCGCTTCCTCGGCCGCGTCCTCGCCTCCGACCCGCAGGCCGCACCACCGCCCGCCCGCGAGCGCGACGCCGCCACGGCCGCCGTCTCCGCACTCGCGGCGCACGCCGGCGCATGGGCGGTGAGGGTGCACGAGGTGCGCGCGACGGCGGACGCGGTACGGGTCGCGCGCGCCGTGGAGGGGGCGCGGACCGCTACCTTCACGCCCCGGGCCGACTCCCCCGGAAGCACCCCCGAGACCACCCCCAGGACCACCCCCGAGAGCACCCCTCAGCACACCCCCGAGGCCGCCTCGTGA
- a CDS encoding nuclear transport factor 2 family protein, whose protein sequence is MSAPHTDVEQVEAANTAFYETLERGDFEELSGLWLTPADLGVDEEYHDPADAGVISCVHPGWPVLTGRGEVLRSYALIMANTDYIQFFLTDVHVSVTGDTALVNCTENILSGGPAPDGEDGELGPLVGQLVVATNVFRRTPGGWKLWSHHASPVLAEKDEPEGDDTPS, encoded by the coding sequence GTGAGCGCCCCCCACACCGATGTCGAGCAGGTGGAAGCCGCCAACACCGCGTTCTACGAGACCCTGGAGCGCGGCGACTTCGAAGAGCTCTCCGGGCTCTGGCTCACCCCGGCCGACCTCGGGGTCGACGAGGAGTACCACGACCCGGCCGACGCCGGCGTGATCTCCTGCGTGCACCCCGGCTGGCCCGTGCTCACCGGCCGCGGCGAGGTCCTCAGGTCGTACGCGCTGATCATGGCGAACACCGACTACATCCAGTTCTTCCTCACCGACGTCCATGTCTCCGTCACCGGCGACACCGCCCTCGTGAACTGCACCGAGAACATCCTCAGCGGCGGTCCCGCCCCCGACGGCGAGGACGGCGAACTCGGCCCGCTCGTGGGCCAGCTCGTGGTCGCCACCAACGTGTTCCGGCGCACGCCCGGCGGCTGGAAGCTCTGGTCCCACCACGCCTCCCCGGTTCTGGCCGAAAAGGACGAGCCCGAAGGGGACGACACCCCGTCCTGA
- the folB gene encoding dihydroneopterin aldolase: MDRVALRGLKARGHHGVFPREREEGQTFIVDLVLGLDTRPAAADDDLSKTAHYGIVAEEVVAVVEGEPVNLIETLAERIAQACLKHEGVQEVEVCVHKPDAPITVPFDDVTITITRSRV; encoded by the coding sequence GTGGATCGTGTCGCGCTGCGCGGCCTGAAGGCCCGCGGGCACCACGGCGTGTTCCCCAGGGAGCGCGAGGAAGGCCAGACCTTCATCGTGGACCTCGTCCTGGGCCTGGACACCCGCCCGGCCGCCGCCGACGACGACCTGTCGAAGACCGCGCACTACGGCATCGTGGCGGAGGAGGTCGTGGCCGTCGTCGAGGGCGAGCCCGTCAACCTCATCGAAACGCTCGCCGAGCGCATCGCCCAGGCCTGTCTGAAGCACGAGGGCGTCCAGGAGGTCGAGGTCTGCGTCCACAAACCGGACGCACCGATCACGGTCCCCTTCGACGACGTGACGATCACCATCACCCGGAGCCGAGTATGA
- the folK gene encoding 2-amino-4-hydroxy-6-hydroxymethyldihydropteridine diphosphokinase produces MTASFATGPSDPTVQPVPASVVQQVDAADTTLHNPKRAVISLGSNLGNRLETLQGAIDALEDTPGVRVKAVSPVYETEPWGVEPGSQPSYFNAVVVVKTTLPPSSLLERAHAVEEAFHRVRDERWGARTLDVDIVAYADVVSDDPTLTLPHPRAHERAFVLAPWNDVEPQAQLPGLGPVSGLLADITRDGVEPRKDLELRLPE; encoded by the coding sequence ATGACCGCGTCCTTCGCCACGGGTCCGAGCGACCCGACCGTCCAGCCGGTACCCGCCTCCGTCGTCCAGCAGGTGGACGCCGCCGACACCACCCTGCACAACCCCAAACGCGCCGTGATCTCCCTCGGCTCCAACCTGGGCAACCGCCTGGAGACCCTCCAGGGCGCCATCGACGCCCTGGAGGACACCCCCGGCGTCCGCGTGAAGGCCGTCTCCCCGGTGTACGAGACCGAGCCGTGGGGGGTGGAGCCGGGCAGCCAGCCGTCGTACTTCAACGCGGTGGTCGTCGTGAAGACGACGCTCCCCCCGTCCTCCCTGCTGGAGCGGGCCCACGCGGTCGAGGAGGCCTTCCACCGGGTCCGCGACGAGCGCTGGGGCGCGCGCACCCTGGACGTCGACATCGTCGCGTACGCCGACGTCGTCTCCGACGACCCGACGCTCACCCTCCCCCACCCGCGCGCCCACGAACGCGCGTTCGTCCTGGCGCCGTGGAACGACGTGGAGCCGCAGGCACAGCTCCCCGGCCTCGGCCCAGTCTCCGGCCTCCTCGCCGACATCACGCGCGACGGCGTCGAACCCCGCAAGGACCTGGAACTCCGGCTGCCCGAATAG
- a CDS encoding DUF3180 domain-containing protein, with translation MRELRIRLLAGVFIVAGVLSWAGARLWASIGTLPSVPLAAPIVLALIAVVLLSTALSIRARLKAQRERRPEAKGVDPLMAARAVVFGQASALVAALVSGMYGGTGVFLLESLDVPARRDQAIYAGFSVLAGIAVIAAAIFLERVCKLPEDDDNNTGATSAA, from the coding sequence GTGAGAGAGCTGCGCATCAGGCTGCTGGCCGGCGTGTTCATCGTCGCCGGAGTCCTGTCCTGGGCGGGCGCCCGCCTGTGGGCCTCGATCGGGACCCTTCCCAGCGTCCCCCTGGCCGCCCCCATCGTCCTCGCCCTGATCGCCGTGGTCCTGCTGTCCACGGCGCTGTCGATCCGCGCCCGCCTCAAGGCCCAGCGCGAGCGCCGCCCCGAGGCCAAGGGCGTCGACCCCCTGATGGCCGCCCGCGCCGTCGTCTTCGGCCAGGCCAGCGCCCTGGTGGCCGCCCTGGTCTCCGGCATGTACGGCGGCACGGGCGTCTTTCTGCTGGAGTCCCTCGACGTCCCCGCCCGCCGCGACCAGGCCATCTACGCCGGCTTCTCGGTCCTGGCGGGCATCGCGGTGATAGCGGCCGCCATCTTCCTGGAGCGCGTCTGCAAGCTCCCGGAGGACGACGACAACAACACCGGGGCAACCTCGGCGGCGTGA
- the folE gene encoding GTP cyclohydrolase I FolE, producing MTDPVTLDGEGSIGEFDEKRAENAIRELLIAVGEDPDREGLKETPGRVARAYREIFAGLWQKPEDVLTTTFDLGHDEMVLVKDIEVLSSCEHHLVPFVGVAHVGYIPSVDGKITGLSKLARLVDVYARRPQVQERLTTQIADSLMEILEPRGVIVVVECEHMCMSMRGVRKPGAKTITSAVRGQLRDPATRNEAMSLIMAR from the coding sequence ATGACCGACCCCGTGACGCTGGACGGCGAAGGCTCCATCGGCGAGTTCGACGAGAAGCGCGCCGAGAACGCCATTCGCGAACTGCTGATCGCGGTCGGCGAGGACCCGGACCGGGAGGGGCTGAAGGAGACCCCGGGGCGGGTGGCTCGGGCGTACAGGGAGATCTTCGCGGGGCTGTGGCAGAAGCCCGAGGACGTGCTGACGACGACGTTCGACCTGGGGCATGACGAGATGGTGCTCGTGAAGGACATCGAAGTCCTGAGCAGCTGTGAGCATCATCTTGTGCCGTTCGTCGGAGTTGCCCATGTCGGGTACATCCCGTCCGTCGACGGCAAGATCACGGGGCTGTCGAAGCTGGCCCGGCTCGTGGACGTCTACGCCCGTCGGCCGCAGGTGCAGGAACGACTCACCACGCAGATCGCCGACTCCCTGATGGAGATCCTGGAGCCGCGGGGTGTGATCGTCGTCGTCGAGTGCGAGCACATGTGCATGTCGATGCGAGGGGTCCGTAAGCCCGGGGCGAAGACCATAACGTCCGCGGTGCGTGGGCAGCTTCGTGACCCCGCGACCCGTAATGAGGCGATGAGCCTGATCATGGCGCGGTAG
- the ftsH gene encoding ATP-dependent zinc metalloprotease FtsH has translation MDVKRYFRGPVMWIVLAVLAVVVLMQVVGSSGGYKTVDTGQVVQAINDNKVQQAKLTTGDESTIKVELKDGEKVDGSSKIQASYIGDQGQNLAATLQTKFEQKQIPDGYTVSPTKQNAFVGILLSLLPFVLIVVVFLFLMNQMQGGGSRVMNFGKSKAKLITKDTPKTTFADVAGSDEAVEELHEIKEFLQEPAKFQAVGAKIPKGVLLYGPPGTGKTLLARAVAGEAGVPFYSISGSDFVEMFVGVGASRVRDLFEQAKANAPAIVFVDEIDAVGRHRGAGLGGGHDEREQTLNQLLVEMDGFDVKGGVILIAATNRPDILDPALLRPGRFDRQIAVDRPDMQGRLEILKVHQKGKPVAPDVDLSAVARRTPGFTGADLSNVLNEAALLTARSDKKLIDNHMLDEAIDRVVAGPQKRTRIMSDKEKKITAYHEGGHALVAAASPNSDPVHKITILSRGRALGYTMVLPDEDKYSTTRNEMLDQLAYMLGGRAAEELVFHDPTTGAANDIEKATATARAMVTQYGMTERLGAIKFGGDNTEPFLGREMAHQRDYSEEVAALVDEEVKKLIENAHNEAWEILVENRDVLDNLVLQLLERETLGKEEIAEIFSAIVKRPARPAWTGSSRRTPSTRPPVLSPKELALTNGANGATPAISTAKVTAAESAPVAEPAPEERPES, from the coding sequence ATGGACGTGAAGCGATACTTCCGTGGGCCGGTCATGTGGATCGTGCTGGCCGTCCTTGCCGTGGTCGTGTTGATGCAGGTCGTCGGCTCGTCCGGTGGCTACAAGACGGTGGACACCGGCCAGGTCGTCCAGGCGATCAATGACAACAAGGTCCAGCAGGCCAAACTGACCACCGGCGACGAGTCGACCATCAAGGTCGAGCTCAAGGACGGCGAGAAGGTCGACGGCAGCTCGAAGATCCAGGCGAGCTACATCGGCGACCAGGGCCAGAACCTCGCCGCGACACTTCAGACCAAGTTCGAGCAGAAGCAGATTCCCGACGGCTACACCGTCTCGCCGACCAAGCAGAACGCGTTCGTCGGCATCCTGCTCTCCCTGCTTCCCTTCGTCCTCATCGTTGTCGTCTTCCTGTTCCTGATGAATCAGATGCAGGGCGGCGGCTCCCGGGTCATGAACTTCGGGAAGTCCAAGGCGAAGCTCATCACCAAGGACACCCCCAAGACGACCTTCGCGGACGTCGCGGGGTCCGACGAGGCCGTCGAGGAACTCCACGAGATCAAGGAGTTCCTCCAGGAGCCGGCCAAGTTCCAGGCCGTCGGCGCCAAGATCCCCAAGGGCGTCCTGCTCTACGGTCCTCCCGGCACCGGCAAGACCCTGCTCGCGCGTGCCGTCGCGGGCGAGGCCGGCGTTCCGTTCTACTCGATCTCCGGTTCCGACTTCGTCGAGATGTTCGTCGGTGTCGGTGCCTCCCGAGTCCGTGACCTCTTCGAGCAGGCCAAGGCGAACGCCCCGGCGATCGTCTTCGTCGACGAGATCGACGCGGTCGGCCGCCACCGCGGCGCCGGCCTCGGCGGTGGTCACGACGAGCGCGAGCAGACCCTCAACCAGCTGCTCGTCGAGATGGACGGCTTCGACGTGAAGGGCGGCGTCATCCTGATCGCCGCCACGAACCGGCCCGACATCCTTGACCCGGCCCTCCTGCGCCCCGGCCGCTTCGACCGCCAGATCGCGGTCGACCGCCCGGACATGCAGGGCCGTCTGGAGATCCTCAAGGTTCACCAGAAGGGCAAGCCGGTCGCCCCGGACGTCGACCTCTCGGCCGTCGCCCGCCGTACGCCGGGCTTCACGGGTGCCGATCTCTCCAACGTGCTGAACGAGGCCGCGCTGCTGACGGCCCGCTCGGACAAGAAGCTGATCGACAACCACATGCTGGACGAGGCGATCGACCGCGTCGTGGCGGGCCCGCAGAAGCGGACCCGGATCATGTCCGACAAGGAGAAGAAGATCACCGCGTACCACGAGGGCGGACACGCCCTGGTCGCGGCGGCCTCACCCAACTCCGACCCGGTCCACAAGATCACCATCCTGTCCCGTGGCCGTGCCCTGGGCTACACGATGGTGCTCCCGGACGAGGACAAGTACTCCACGACCCGCAACGAGATGCTCGACCAGCTCGCCTACATGCTGGGCGGTCGCGCGGCCGAGGAACTGGTCTTCCACGACCCGACCACGGGCGCCGCGAACGACATCGAGAAGGCCACGGCAACGGCCCGCGCGATGGTCACCCAGTACGGCATGACCGAGCGTCTCGGCGCCATCAAGTTCGGTGGCGACAACACCGAGCCGTTCCTCGGCCGTGAGATGGCCCACCAGCGCGACTACTCGGAAGAGGTCGCCGCCCTGGTGGACGAGGAAGTCAAGAAGCTCATCGAGAACGCGCACAACGAGGCCTGGGAGATCCTGGTCGAGAACCGCGACGTCCTCGACAACCTCGTCCTCCAGCTGCTGGAGAGGGAGACGCTGGGCAAGGAGGAGATCGCCGAGATCTTCTCCGCGATCGTCAAGCGCCCGGCCAGGCCCGCCTGGACCGGCTCCTCCCGCCGTACGCCGTCCACCCGTCCGCCGGTGCTCTCCCCCAAGGAGCTCGCACTGACGAACGGCGCCAACGGCGCGACCCCGGCGATCTCGACCGCCAAGGTCACGGCGGCGGAGTCCGCCCCCGTGGCCGAGCCGGCTCCCGAGGAGCGCCCGGAGAGCTGA
- the hpt gene encoding hypoxanthine phosphoribosyltransferase, whose protein sequence is MRVDAKDMGTDLKEVLITKEEIDAKLAELAAKIDAEYAGKDLLIVGVLKGAVMVMADLARALSTPVTMDWMAVSSYGAGTQSSGVVRILKDLDTDIKGKHVLIVEDIIDSGLTLSWLLSNLGSREPETLKVCTLLRKPDAAKVAIDVEWVGFDIPNEFVVGYGLDYAEKYRNLPFVGTLAPHVYGG, encoded by the coding sequence ATGCGGGTGGACGCGAAAGACATGGGCACCGACCTCAAAGAGGTGCTCATCACCAAGGAAGAGATCGACGCCAAGCTGGCTGAGCTGGCCGCGAAGATCGACGCGGAGTACGCGGGCAAGGACCTGCTCATCGTCGGCGTCCTCAAGGGCGCGGTGATGGTCATGGCCGACCTCGCGCGGGCGCTGTCCACCCCCGTCACCATGGACTGGATGGCCGTGTCGTCGTACGGCGCGGGCACCCAGTCCTCCGGTGTCGTCCGGATCCTCAAGGACCTCGACACCGACATCAAGGGCAAGCACGTCCTGATCGTCGAGGACATCATCGACTCCGGCCTGACCCTGTCGTGGCTGCTGTCCAACCTCGGCTCCCGCGAGCCCGAGACGCTCAAGGTGTGCACGCTGCTGCGCAAGCCGGACGCCGCCAAGGTCGCCATCGACGTCGAGTGGGTCGGCTTCGACATCCCCAACGAGTTCGTCGTCGGCTACGGCCTCGACTACGCCGAGAAGTACCGCAACCTCCCGTTCGTCGGTACGCTCGCGCCCCACGTCTACGGCGGCTGA
- the tilS gene encoding tRNA lysidine(34) synthetase TilS: MGPHPAVAAIRLAVRRVLHDILNDHTSSSGDSSHPSGGSSHSSDDSSPSSGDSTRERSPSLLVLVACSGGADSMALASALAFEAPKLGIRAGGVTVDHGLQPGSDLRAEEVALRLRGLGLDPVESVAVTVGREGGPEAAARDARYAALDAAAERHGATAVLLGHTRDDQAETVLLGLARGSGIRSLSGMAAVSGGPGAARRYRRPFLQLDRQTARKACMVQALPVWDDPHNADPAYTRSRLRHEGLPALEKALGKGVVEALARTAQLSRDDADALDSWASQAAAAVRDAAGLLECAKLYALPPAVRRRVLRRAAIEAGAPAGSLFARHIEEVDRLITGWRGQGAINLPGKVVAQRQGGRLVIRQG; encoded by the coding sequence ATGGGTCCCCATCCTGCGGTCGCGGCGATACGCCTGGCGGTCCGCCGCGTCCTCCACGACATCCTCAACGACCACACCAGTTCTTCCGGCGACTCCTCGCATCCCTCCGGCGGCTCGTCGCATTCTTCTGACGACTCCTCACCTTCTTCAGGCGACTCCACGCGCGAGCGCTCGCCGTCGCTGCTCGTGCTCGTCGCCTGCTCCGGCGGCGCCGACTCCATGGCCCTCGCCTCCGCCCTCGCCTTCGAGGCCCCCAAGCTCGGCATCCGCGCCGGCGGTGTCACCGTCGACCACGGCCTCCAGCCCGGCTCCGACCTGCGCGCCGAGGAAGTCGCCCTGCGCCTGCGCGGGCTCGGCCTCGACCCCGTCGAGTCCGTCGCCGTCACCGTCGGCCGCGAAGGCGGCCCCGAGGCCGCCGCCCGTGACGCCCGCTACGCCGCCCTCGACGCGGCGGCCGAACGCCATGGCGCCACCGCCGTCCTGCTCGGCCACACCCGCGACGACCAGGCCGAAACCGTCCTGCTCGGCCTCGCCCGCGGCTCCGGCATCCGCTCCCTGTCCGGAATGGCCGCCGTTTCCGGTGGTCCGGGGGCCGCCCGCCGTTACCGCCGCCCCTTCCTCCAGCTCGACCGGCAGACCGCCCGCAAGGCCTGCATGGTCCAGGCGCTCCCGGTGTGGGACGACCCGCACAACGCCGACCCGGCGTACACGCGCTCCCGGCTGCGCCACGAAGGCCTGCCTGCCCTGGAGAAGGCGCTCGGCAAAGGAGTCGTCGAGGCACTCGCCCGTACGGCCCAGCTCTCCCGCGACGACGCGGACGCCCTCGACTCCTGGGCGAGCCAGGCCGCGGCCGCCGTACGCGACGCGGCCGGCCTGCTGGAGTGCGCCAAGCTCTACGCCCTGCCGCCCGCCGTACGCCGCCGTGTGCTGCGCCGCGCCGCCATCGAGGCAGGCGCCCCGGCGGGCTCGCTGTTCGCCCGCCACATCGAGGAAGTCGACCGGCTGATCACCGGCTGGCGCGGCCAGGGGGCCATCAATCTCCCCGGCAAGGTCGTCGCCCAGCGTCAGGGTGGCAGACTGGTGATTCGGCAAGGCTGA
- a CDS encoding zinc-dependent metalloprotease encodes MTSIGGAASSQMVDWNLAVATATRLVRPGPEVSRDEARAVVAELRRHAKASEEHVRGFTRMGTDGAHDTPVLVVDRPGWVRANVAGFREILKPLLDKMQERRGNTPGGAVLGTVGGKVTGVELGMLLSFLSSRVLGQYETFAPATRELPAGEHGGGRLLLVAPNIVHVERELDVQPHDFRLWVCLHEETHRTQFTAVPWLRDHLEGEIQSFLGETDVDPMTVLERIREAAQSLAGGRPEAEEDDGGRSLVEIVQTPAQREILGRLTAVMSLLEGHADFVMDGVGPAVVPSVQEIREKFQQRRAKGASRLDMALRKLLGLDAKLRQYRDGERFVRAVVDETGMDGFNRVWTSPNTLPTKAEIAKPADWIARVHRKAE; translated from the coding sequence ATGACGAGCATCGGTGGTGCTGCTTCTTCTCAGATGGTCGACTGGAATCTCGCGGTGGCGACCGCGACCCGGCTGGTCCGGCCGGGCCCGGAGGTGAGCCGCGACGAGGCCCGCGCCGTCGTCGCCGAGCTGCGCCGGCACGCCAAGGCCTCCGAGGAACACGTCCGCGGATTCACCCGGATGGGCACCGACGGGGCCCACGACACCCCGGTCCTCGTCGTCGACCGCCCCGGCTGGGTCCGGGCCAACGTCGCCGGCTTCCGGGAGATCCTCAAGCCCCTCCTCGACAAGATGCAGGAACGGCGCGGCAACACGCCCGGCGGCGCGGTCCTCGGCACCGTCGGCGGCAAGGTGACCGGTGTCGAGCTCGGCATGCTGCTGTCGTTCCTGTCCTCCCGCGTCCTCGGCCAGTACGAGACCTTCGCCCCCGCCACCCGTGAACTTCCCGCGGGGGAGCACGGCGGCGGCCGCCTCCTCCTCGTCGCCCCGAACATCGTGCACGTGGAGCGCGAACTCGACGTACAGCCCCATGACTTCCGCCTGTGGGTCTGCCTGCACGAGGAGACCCACCGCACGCAGTTCACCGCGGTGCCGTGGCTGCGGGACCACCTGGAGGGTGAAATCCAGTCGTTCTTGGGGGAGACCGACGTCGACCCCATGACCGTCCTGGAACGCATCCGCGAGGCCGCCCAGTCGCTGGCCGGCGGGCGTCCCGAGGCCGAGGAGGACGACGGCGGGCGCTCGCTCGTGGAGATCGTGCAGACCCCGGCCCAGCGCGAGATCCTCGGCCGCCTCACCGCCGTCATGTCCCTCCTGGAGGGGCACGCCGACTTCGTCATGGACGGGGTGGGCCCGGCCGTCGTGCCGAGCGTCCAGGAGATCCGCGAGAAGTTCCAGCAGCGGCGGGCCAAGGGCGCCTCCCGGCTCGACATGGCCCTGCGCAAACTGCTCGGTCTGGACGCCAAGCTCCGGCAGTACCGTGACGGCGAACGCTTCGTACGGGCCGTCGTCGACGAGACCGGCATGGACGGCTTCAACCGGGTGTGGACCTCGCCCAACACCCTCCCCACCAAGGCGGAGATCGCCAAACCGGCGGACTGGATCGCGCGGGTGCACCGCAAAGCCGAATAG
- the dacB gene encoding D-alanyl-D-alanine carboxypeptidase/D-alanyl-D-alanine endopeptidase, producing MVVPELRPWRAARPHVARFANAVRPRLAAVRPQLARAVNAAKPQVTRLTTVKTWQYTAGAATAGLALTAVVVTAAGPWDSTGQRTAERDHAVALEHTGGADHGGDSGTTAAGPEPAPSASSVLTGLGGATNTVKSAPSGQALTAVLTPLLEDAALGSRRTAAVVDVATGKRLYGAGADDALTPASTTKIATAVAALSAMGPDHRLTTRTALEPGTHELVLVGGGDPTLTARKDAEGWASLRELAVRTAKALKKDDVRKVTLSYDTTLYAGSGLHPIGVDANLAQVSPLMADEARTDDSTSGTALRAPDPADDAARKFAAFLEAEGIKTTSPGLSKATDRAQTLAEVSSPPLSTLVERMLTNSDNDIAEALARQTAVATKTRADFDGGGKAIRAQLKKLQLPVTGVSFKDGSGLNRDDKLTADLLTALLAKAGDPAHPELRPVLTGLPVAGFTGTLTTRYTADGAAGVVRAKTGTLTGVNTLAGTVVDQDGRLLAFAFLASNTTSKDAAQSALDKAATALAACGCG from the coding sequence GTGGTCGTGCCTGAACTGAGGCCTTGGCGGGCCGCGAGACCGCATGTGGCGCGGTTCGCGAACGCCGTCCGACCCCGTCTGGCAGCCGTACGCCCCCAGCTGGCACGAGCCGTCAACGCGGCGAAACCGCAGGTCACGCGTCTGACGACGGTCAAGACCTGGCAGTACACCGCGGGCGCGGCCACCGCCGGCCTGGCCCTGACGGCCGTCGTGGTGACCGCCGCGGGCCCCTGGGACTCCACCGGTCAGCGTACGGCTGAGCGGGACCACGCGGTCGCCCTGGAGCACACGGGTGGCGCAGATCACGGCGGTGATTCGGGTACGACGGCAGCGGGGCCCGAGCCCGCCCCGAGCGCCTCCTCCGTCCTCACCGGCCTCGGCGGCGCCACGAACACCGTGAAGTCCGCGCCGAGCGGCCAGGCCCTCACCGCCGTCCTCACCCCGCTCCTGGAGGACGCGGCGCTCGGCAGCCGCCGTACCGCCGCGGTCGTCGACGTGGCCACCGGCAAGCGCCTGTACGGCGCCGGTGCCGACGACGCCCTCACGCCCGCCTCCACCACCAAGATCGCCACCGCGGTGGCCGCCCTGTCGGCCATGGGCCCCGACCACCGCCTCACCACCCGCACCGCCCTGGAACCCGGCACCCATGAACTCGTCCTCGTCGGCGGCGGCGACCCCACCCTCACCGCTCGCAAGGACGCGGAGGGCTGGGCGAGCCTGCGCGAGCTGGCCGTGCGGACGGCCAAGGCCCTGAAGAAGGACGACGTACGGAAGGTGACGCTGTCGTACGACACCACCCTCTACGCCGGCTCCGGACTCCACCCCATCGGCGTCGACGCCAACCTCGCCCAGGTCAGCCCCCTGATGGCCGACGAGGCCCGCACGGACGACTCCACCAGCGGTACCGCCCTCCGGGCGCCGGACCCGGCCGACGACGCGGCCCGCAAGTTCGCCGCCTTCCTGGAGGCCGAGGGCATCAAGACCACGTCCCCGGGCCTGTCCAAGGCGACGGACCGCGCGCAGACGCTGGCGGAGGTCTCCTCACCGCCCCTGTCCACCCTCGTCGAGCGCATGCTGACCAACAGCGACAACGACATCGCCGAGGCCCTGGCCCGCCAGACCGCCGTGGCCACCAAGACGCGCGCCGACTTCGACGGCGGCGGCAAGGCGATCCGCGCCCAGCTGAAGAAGCTGCAACTCCCCGTGACCGGCGTGTCCTTCAAGGACGGCAGCGGGCTGAACCGTGACGACAAGCTCACCGCCGACCTCCTGACCGCCCTCCTCGCGAAGGCCGGCGACCCCGCCCACCCCGAACTCCGCCCGGTCCTCACCGGCCTCCCCGTGGCCGGCTTCACGGGCACGCTGACCACCCGCTACACGGCCGACGGCGCGGCCGGCGTCGTACGCGCCAAGACCGGCACCCTCACCGGCGTGAACACGCTGGCGGGCACGGTCGTCGACCAGGACGGCCGTCTCCTGGCCTTCGCGTTCCTGGCGTCGAACACGACGAGCAAGGACGCGGCCCAGTCGGCCCTGGACAAGGCGGCGACGGCGCTGGCCGCGTGCGGCTGCGGCTGA
- a CDS encoding inorganic diphosphatase: MEFDVTIEIPKGSRNKYEVDHETGRIRLDRRLFTSTAYPTDYGFVENTLGEDGDPLDALVILDEPTFPGCLIKCRAIGMFRMTDEAGGDDKLLCVPATDPRVEHLRDIHHVSEFDRLEIQHFFEVYKDLEPGKSVEGANWVGRVDAEVEIERSYKRFKESGGH; this comes from the coding sequence GTGGAGTTCGACGTCACGATCGAGATCCCGAAGGGTTCGCGGAACAAGTACGAGGTGGACCACGAGACCGGTCGGATCCGTCTGGACCGTCGCCTCTTCACCTCGACCGCCTACCCGACCGACTACGGCTTCGTCGAGAACACTCTCGGCGAGGACGGCGACCCGCTGGACGCGCTGGTCATTCTTGACGAGCCGACGTTCCCGGGCTGCCTCATCAAGTGCCGTGCGATCGGCATGTTCCGGATGACGGACGAGGCCGGCGGCGACGACAAGCTGCTGTGCGTCCCGGCGACCGACCCGCGTGTGGAGCACCTGCGTGACATCCACCACGTGTCGGAGTTCGACCGCCTCGAGATCCAGCACTTCTTCGAGGTCTACAAGGACCTGGAGCCCGGCAAGTCCGTCGAGGGCGCCAACTGGGTCGGCCGGGTGGACGCCGAGGTCGAGATCGAGCGTTCGTACAAGCGCTTCAAGGAGTCCGGCGGCCACTGA